The Tripterygium wilfordii isolate XIE 37 chromosome 5, ASM1340144v1, whole genome shotgun sequence DNA segment GTACTCGaaatttctctttcttcttcacttttccTCTCTGCAAAGTTCATACATTGTTTGCTTCTTGCTTATACATacacataaatatatgtatatatagctatgtatgtatgtatattttttgGTGGGTTTTTCTATTAGAGTCTATATATTCATATTCCGCTCTTGCTCTGGCTATTTGCAGCTTGATATCTGGGTTCTTGTTCTTTTGTGTAGAATGTTGAAACCTAGTCCACGCAAGATGACTTTCTGAAGATTTCATTTTCGTCCTATTACCTGAGGGGGTTGATATATGGTTTTTGCAGTTGTTATGTGCACTCTCTAGTTCTTATTTGATCTGGGTTTCGTTTCGACTTGCCTGCATTTCTGATTTCTGTTCTGAATCTCTCAGTCTCTCTTAATGCTTCTAAGGTTTTGTTTGACATTTAAGCTTTAGTGGGTGTCTGGTTTTTCTTGAACCGAGTTTGAGTTCTGTTACCCTATTGTGGTCAGTTTGATTGAaggtatttattgttcttcaaatAGGGCCATATAGATATAGGCATTTGGAGATTGATTTATATAATAAATGATAGATTGAGACAATGGGTTCTGAAGGTGATGCAGTTGGAGAGCCAAATCTTCAATCTTTGGCAAGGCAAGGTTCAATGTTCAGTCTCACCCTTGATGAGGTCCAGAACCAGTTGGGTAATTTGGGGAAACCTTTGGGGAGCATGAATCTCGATGAGCTTCTCAACAGCATCGACAATGGTGGTGCAGCTCCCCAAAATCATTTGCCTCGGCAAGGTAGCCTCACATTGTCCAGAGATCTTAGTAAGAAGACTGTTGATGAGGTATGGAAAGAGATACAACTGAAGATGAATGACAAGGAAGAACAAAGGAATAATGAACCAGAAAGACGAGCAACTCTTGGTGAGATGacccttgaagatttcttggcGAGAGCAGGAGTTGATGCTGATTCAATTCGGGTGCCGCAACAATATAGCCAACAACAACAGAATCAATGGATGCAATTCCTGCTCCCTTCAGTACAGCAACCTCAGCAACAGCATCTGGATAATATGATGCCTGTTTTTATGCCGAGCCATCCGATTCA contains these protein-coding regions:
- the LOC119998743 gene encoding ABSCISIC ACID-INSENSITIVE 5-like protein 2 gives rise to the protein MGSEGDAVGEPNLQSLARQGSMFSLTLDEVQNQLGNLGKPLGSMNLDELLNSIDNGGAAPQNHLPRQGSLTLSRDLSKKTVDEVWKEIQLKMNDKEEQRNNEPERRATLGEMTLEDFLARAGVDADSIRVPQQYSQQQQNQWMQFLLPSVQQPQQQHLDNMMPVFMPSHPIQQPMALSMMEGPYGDVQMNVSPSSLMGTLSDTQAAAGRKRAALGGDVVEKTVERRHKRMIKNRESAARSRARKQAYTHELETQISRLEEENKILRRQSELYKVLPSAPPIEPKHQLRRTSSGPF